In Syntrophotaleaceae bacterium, a genomic segment contains:
- a CDS encoding sigma-54 dependent transcriptional regulator: protein MAVDDRKILTIDDEASMRHMLRLVLEKEGYRVSEAGGGEEALALLQKENFSTILCDIRMPGMDGLAFLQAVKERNIEGTVIMMSAYGTVDTAVECLKAGAYDYISKPFKPDEVKLTLRKAEEKLRLQQENIRLRRELNRQQHGERQIIYRSAVMERVLDLAARVAEVSAPVLITGETGTGKELFARELHRKSVRCQKPFVAVNCGAIAPSLIESELFGHARGAFTGAVHQKPGLFESAEGGTLFLDEIGELPLELQPKLLRVLQEGEVRRIGENRSRKVDVRILAATARDLRKAVEDAAFRDDLFFRLAVVEIHIPPLRERPEDIGLLAEYFISAIASREGRTAPKLSGEAEQILSRYSWPGNVRELANFMERTMIFNRGSTIDLEVFPGEMRRKNREPLEEYSLKKASTRLEREYIRKALSETEGNRTQAAKLLEISLRNLLYKIKEYQLE, encoded by the coding sequence ATGGCGGTTGATGACCGGAAAATCCTGACTATAGACGATGAAGCGTCGATGCGGCACATGCTCCGTCTGGTGCTGGAAAAAGAGGGGTATCGGGTGAGCGAGGCCGGCGGCGGAGAAGAAGCCCTGGCCCTTCTGCAGAAAGAGAACTTTTCAACGATTCTGTGCGATATTCGCATGCCAGGCATGGACGGTCTGGCTTTTCTGCAGGCCGTCAAGGAGAGGAACATCGAAGGAACGGTGATTATGATGAGCGCCTATGGCACCGTCGATACCGCTGTCGAATGCCTCAAGGCCGGAGCTTACGATTACATTTCAAAACCGTTCAAGCCGGATGAGGTCAAGCTGACCCTTCGCAAGGCCGAGGAGAAACTCCGCCTGCAGCAGGAAAACATACGACTCCGTCGTGAATTGAATCGCCAGCAACATGGCGAACGACAGATAATCTATCGCAGTGCTGTCATGGAACGGGTTCTTGATCTGGCTGCAAGGGTGGCCGAGGTGAGTGCTCCTGTTTTGATTACCGGTGAGACCGGCACCGGCAAGGAATTGTTCGCCAGGGAATTGCACCGAAAAAGCGTTCGTTGTCAAAAGCCTTTTGTCGCGGTCAACTGCGGAGCCATTGCCCCGAGCCTTATAGAAAGCGAACTCTTCGGCCACGCGCGCGGAGCTTTTACCGGAGCCGTCCATCAGAAGCCCGGCCTTTTTGAGTCAGCCGAGGGCGGAACCCTTTTTCTCGATGAAATCGGCGAACTGCCTTTGGAACTGCAGCCTAAACTGTTGAGGGTGCTGCAGGAAGGAGAAGTGCGCAGAATTGGGGAAAACCGTTCCCGTAAAGTCGATGTGCGGATTTTGGCGGCCACCGCCCGTGATCTGCGGAAAGCCGTTGAGGACGCAGCATTCCGGGATGACCTGTTTTTTCGCCTGGCAGTGGTTGAGATCCATATCCCACCGCTTCGGGAGCGTCCGGAGGATATCGGTTTGCTCGCGGAGTATTTCATCTCTGCAATAGCTTCCAGGGAAGGACGGACAGCTCCGAAGCTGAGTGGCGAGGCCGAGCAGATTTTGAGCCGGTATTCATGGCCGGGCAATGTCAGAGAACTGGCCAATTTCATGGAAAGAACCATGATTTTTAACCGCGGATCAACCATTGATCTGGAAGTTTTTCCGGGAGAAATGCGTCGGAAGAATCGGGAACCTCTGGAGGAATATTCTCTTAAAAAAGCTTCGACCCGCCTCGAAAGGGAGTATATTCGAAAAGCCCTTTCCGAAACGGAAGGAAACAGGACTCAAGCGGCTAAGCTGCTTGAAATCAGCCTGCGGAACCTTTTGTACAAGATAAAGGAGTACCAGTTGGAATAA
- a CDS encoding Tfp pilus assembly protein FimT/FimU: MYQEHYDDQTCRYHGFTLIELLVAIAVFGILLVVAVPAFRGMILGNRLMTLTHETARAINLTRSEAIKRGLRVSMCPSANGTSCAADGRWEQGWIQFADPNGNGNFDAGDTLLLVREAYGGQTTVRTGARFNQFLSYLPNGQSQGTGGSNDTFRLCNERGTTLGFSIMINNVGRVRVDRGAASCP; the protein is encoded by the coding sequence TTGTATCAAGAACATTATGATGATCAAACATGCCGATATCATGGATTTACGTTGATAGAATTGCTGGTCGCCATTGCTGTCTTCGGCATTTTACTGGTTGTGGCTGTGCCTGCTTTCCGTGGCATGATCCTTGGAAACCGGTTGATGACCCTGACCCATGAAACGGCCCGTGCCATCAACCTGACGCGCAGCGAGGCAATCAAGCGCGGTTTGCGGGTTTCCATGTGTCCCAGTGCCAACGGGACCAGTTGTGCCGCTGACGGTCGCTGGGAGCAAGGCTGGATCCAGTTCGCAGATCCGAATGGAAATGGAAATTTCGATGCTGGTGATACCTTGCTTTTGGTCAGGGAAGCTTATGGTGGTCAGACAACCGTACGTACCGGTGCACGGTTCAACCAGTTTCTTAGTTATCTGCCTAACGGTCAAAGTCAGGGTACGGGCGGTTCCAATGATACTTTCAGGCTGTGCAACGAGCGCGGCACCACTCTGGGTTTTTCAATCATGATCAATAATGTCGGTCGCGTGCGTGTAGATAGGGGAGCGGCATCATGTCCATAA
- the pilV gene encoding type IV pilus modification protein PilV yields the protein MSIKGEDSRLYCRNSAGSQRGFSLVEVLVALLILAVGLLGLAGLQNRGVSTNYSALQRSQATLYAYDIVERMRANRETARQSSWPYQMDSEAGPVSSSLPALVQDDLNGWLAALQDLPEGQGAITMENLGSGRVKVTIQVRWNEKGDQQQITIETII from the coding sequence ATGTCCATAAAGGGAGAGGATTCCAGGCTTTATTGCCGAAATTCAGCGGGTAGCCAGAGAGGCTTTTCGCTGGTCGAAGTACTGGTGGCCTTACTGATTCTGGCTGTCGGGCTGTTGGGCCTGGCGGGCTTGCAGAACCGCGGGGTTTCTACCAACTACAGTGCCCTGCAGCGCTCTCAAGCCACCCTTTATGCTTATGACATCGTGGAGCGAATGCGTGCAAATCGCGAGACGGCGCGCCAGTCCAGTTGGCCATACCAGATGGATTCGGAGGCCGGTCCAGTTTCAAGTTCACTCCCAGCCCTGGTGCAGGATGATTTGAACGGTTGGCTGGCGGCATTACAAGACCTGCCTGAAGGGCAGGGGGCCATAACCATGGAAAATCTGGGAAGCGGCAGGGTGAAAGTTACGATTCAGGTGCGCTGGAACGAAAAAGGGGATCAGCAGCAGATAACAATCGAGACTATCATATGA
- a CDS encoding PilW family protein produces the protein MNRKISIMSKNRCLLGNVTGISLVEMMIAMLVSLILLGGMYRLFISSSTGYDFESEMSNLQENGRFTLEFLTRDIRMAGYRGCAGRNAEIFSTLNNGSDFLYNFGQAIVGYDNMTSPPPTDLSAIAPVAGTDVLVLRRQISDNAVQITKKMPDTSADLTISNNPSEPIKTDDIVMITDCQASTVFQVTHANYPTSGADANMVHNTGTSSPGNFQKELHHSYDEGAEISVMETQIYFVGLNGATGRPGLFQRRGGTNEEIVGGVENMQITYGVDTSDDGAIDSYVVAGGVADWNDVLAVRIGLLIASLDEIPRAEIDNAARNVNGVAVAAANDRRLRYVFVTTVAIRNRLE, from the coding sequence ATGAACCGAAAGATCAGCATCATGTCAAAGAACAGATGTCTTCTAGGAAATGTCACCGGGATATCCCTGGTGGAAATGATGATCGCCATGCTTGTCAGCCTGATTCTCCTGGGCGGCATGTATCGGCTCTTCATCAGCAGTTCGACAGGATACGATTTTGAATCGGAAATGTCCAATCTGCAGGAAAATGGACGTTTCACCCTTGAGTTTTTGACGCGGGACATCAGGATGGCCGGCTACCGGGGTTGTGCCGGGCGCAATGCCGAAATCTTCAGCACCCTCAATAACGGTAGCGACTTCCTTTACAATTTCGGTCAGGCGATCGTGGGCTATGACAACATGACCAGTCCGCCACCTACCGACCTTTCGGCGATTGCACCCGTGGCCGGTACCGATGTACTTGTCCTGCGCAGACAGATAAGTGACAACGCGGTACAGATTACAAAAAAAATGCCTGATACTTCGGCAGATTTGACGATCAGCAACAATCCTTCAGAGCCGATTAAGACCGATGATATCGTCATGATCACCGACTGCCAGGCGAGCACGGTTTTCCAGGTGACCCACGCAAACTATCCCACAAGTGGGGCCGACGCGAATATGGTCCACAATACCGGGACGTCTAGCCCGGGCAATTTTCAGAAAGAACTGCATCATTCCTATGATGAGGGCGCCGAAATATCTGTAATGGAGACGCAAATCTACTTTGTCGGCCTCAATGGCGCAACCGGTAGGCCGGGTCTTTTCCAACGCCGGGGAGGGACGAATGAGGAAATCGTCGGGGGCGTTGAAAATATGCAGATCACCTATGGAGTGGATACAAGTGATGACGGCGCCATCGACAGTTACGTGGTGGCAGGTGGCGTGGCCGATTGGAACGATGTGCTCGCGGTGCGCATCGGCCTGCTCATTGCCAGTTTGGATGAAATTCCCCGGGCCGAAATTGACAACGCCGCTCGTAACGTTAACGGAGTAGCAGTTGCTGCGGCTAATGATCGTCGTCTGCGTTACGTCTTTGTAACGACTGTGGCGATCCGTAATCGATTGGAATAA
- a CDS encoding PilX N-terminal domain-containing pilus assembly protein, translating to MMNGYGRLAKVVSCRRDLAERGAALITSLLFLLVLSLLGLVSMRSSILEERMAGNMSNRNLAFQAAEAALRDAEYYLESITLPTFDGTNGLYPVPTVGGTPRWETINWSGIDSRTISGENTIDGVASPPRYIIEELAEVTSSGPKSLKPTRRGNPSKSKAYRITARGVGGDGSAVVILQSTYIK from the coding sequence ATGATGAATGGGTATGGCAGATTGGCGAAGGTTGTGAGCTGCCGCCGGGATCTTGCTGAGCGGGGAGCGGCTCTGATCACCAGCCTGCTCTTTTTATTGGTATTGTCCTTGTTGGGATTGGTTAGCATGCGGTCAAGTATCCTGGAGGAGCGCATGGCCGGCAACATGAGCAACCGGAATCTGGCCTTTCAGGCCGCGGAAGCCGCCTTGCGCGATGCCGAGTATTATCTGGAAAGTATTACTCTGCCGACATTCGACGGGACCAACGGCCTTTACCCTGTTCCAACCGTCGGCGGCACCCCCCGCTGGGAGACAATCAATTGGAGCGGCATTGATTCACGGACTATTTCAGGAGAAAACACTATAGATGGAGTGGCTTCCCCGCCTCGCTATATTATAGAGGAACTTGCTGAGGTCACCTCATCCGGACCAAAATCGTTGAAACCGACCCGACGCGGAAATCCCAGTAAATCGAAAGCTTACCGTATAACTGCACGCGGAGTTGGGGGAGATGGTTCAGCTGTGGTCATTTTACAAAGTACCTATATAAAATAA
- a CDS encoding PilC/PilY family type IV pilus protein: protein MKNRIQLSRRFKIAGVVLGLLLISTYWGTAAFGIDMSQLPLFLTQDVPPLNLLVLGRDHKLYYEAYNDASDLNGDGKLDIRYDPTIEYYGYFDSFKCYTYDSSESPARFEPTSVTANKTCSGSAEWSGDFLNYLTTARIDALRKVLYGGYRRVDDQTKTVLERSHIPQDAHSWGKEYTSIAVDGYDIRNYTPLNLPSTGTRHLFANTTLLNDSSSHPRLRVLVNSAYRIWEWVSIEQPVAGDQCNDGSGRTSCANSTGSDWQIVPSTMLQDLTQTTYDTSGYNTYPADHSGFDSLISNYATEPKMFGQGSASTINGSGNPFGSDDNYLTVFTGTLVIAQTGTYTFAVDGDDAIELLIDGNWVAGWYNGHGRCNCQSYDGSVYLTAGEHTLEFRHQEYTGGDSYHLYWNNPVAASTMTDYQVRVEVCNDSFPETNCKQYPSGYYKPAGLLQEYGEDDTMMFGLLTGSYAKNTSGGVLRKKVGSFSDEVNADTGQFTAVNGIVKTIDRLKVVGFGGSYTHQSNCGWITTRPINEGECRMWGNPVAEMMYEGMRYFSGQGSPTSDFQISSSSNDDATLGLPLASWDDPYATGNNEYCAKPFQLVISDINPSFDTDQLPGSYFGSFSGDINGLNVANLGQTIWDNEQGSVLNYFIGQSGSNYDGSPSPKSVDSFGNIRGLAPEEPTKRGGYYSAALSLFGHQNDLNPVSDEQTMTTFAVALASPLPEIRIPVGNHVVTLVPFAKSVGGYSINPAQGSFQPTNSIVDYYVDQLSENYGKFRINFEDVEQGADHDMDAIVEYIYEVREDGTLSVTLNSIYAAGSIIQHIGYVISGTSADGTYLEVRDSDTAESSDPDYFLDTPYAALPGVGWDDNRALPLSNTRVFTPTGSANAGFLRNPLWYAAKYGKFKDINKNGLPDADEWDTDKDGKPDNYFLVTNALTLKDQLSDAFSQILGLSSSAAATSTNSVQLNTDTLIYQARFNSEDWTGELLAYPIDLNGNIGNSIWDAGLSIPNWTERKLFTYSGSAGMIFNWTNLTAVWGASPFGLNEDQVNYLRGDSSNEQANGGAYRNRKRLLGDIVHSDPQFVYDQDDGYEVLAGTEGSDYKAYRASDPYKNRSAMLYVGANDGMLHALDAKTGVEKFAYVPLGVSTNLTLLTQPTYGHNYYVNGPSHAYDAYLEVGGFKQWRTVLLGSLGAGGRTVFALDVTAPDSFNASDVLWEFPASDPGISAAELDLLGEGIDDAWCVRLANGEWGAIFANGYNSTSNQAALFIVNMQDGTVMRTINTGVGSEAEPNGLSAPTPVDYNGDGIVDAVYAGDLRGNLWKFDLSDSLESKWDIAFSKKVSGQTTYLPLFTARGPSGEVQPITSAPEVSTGPDGTTDQVMVFFGTGRFFAVGDNLVNANPDVQTMYGILDTRESATGEIDRSSLVAQAIILENNEHGEHNRVLSNNTFSYASGQMGWYLDLISPVNGAEGERVVEAPVLSNGVLFYVTMIPSGSPCKAGGDSWLMITDPLTGGRLSYSVFDLNGDGLFDEGDYVTVIIDGKETKVASSGLDLGIGILTSPNILGAGTKNYVISSGSSGDLGIIGTGTGSNSGAGRSSWRQIR from the coding sequence ATGAAAAATCGAATTCAACTCAGCCGTCGGTTTAAAATAGCAGGAGTGGTTTTAGGGCTGTTGCTGATTTCAACGTATTGGGGAACTGCCGCTTTTGGAATCGACATGTCCCAATTGCCCTTGTTTTTGACCCAGGATGTCCCCCCTCTCAACCTCCTCGTTCTCGGTCGTGATCACAAGCTTTATTATGAGGCCTATAACGACGCTTCCGATCTCAATGGAGATGGGAAACTGGATATTCGCTACGATCCGACCATCGAATACTATGGCTACTTCGATTCTTTCAAATGTTATACATATGACAGCTCTGAAAGCCCCGCCCGCTTTGAACCCACGAGTGTAACTGCCAACAAGACCTGTTCAGGTTCTGCTGAGTGGAGCGGCGATTTTCTCAATTATCTGACCACCGCCCGTATCGATGCCCTGCGCAAGGTGCTCTATGGAGGCTATCGCCGGGTCGATGATCAAACCAAAACGGTGCTGGAACGCAGCCATATTCCCCAGGATGCGCACAGTTGGGGCAAGGAGTATACAAGTATCGCCGTAGATGGTTACGATATTCGTAACTATACACCTCTAAATCTGCCTTCCACGGGCACCCGCCACCTGTTTGCCAATACCACCTTGCTTAATGACTCGAGTTCACATCCCAGATTGCGAGTTCTGGTCAACTCTGCCTATCGGATATGGGAATGGGTTTCAATTGAACAACCGGTGGCTGGAGATCAATGTAATGATGGCTCCGGGCGAACCTCATGTGCTAATTCAACAGGCAGCGATTGGCAGATCGTCCCATCCACAATGCTGCAGGACCTGACGCAGACTACCTACGATACTTCCGGTTACAACACGTATCCGGCCGATCACAGCGGTTTTGACTCCCTGATCAGCAATTACGCCACGGAACCTAAAATGTTCGGACAAGGATCGGCCAGCACCATCAACGGCAGCGGCAATCCTTTTGGCAGCGATGACAATTACCTGACGGTTTTTACAGGAACGCTGGTGATAGCCCAGACGGGGACTTATACCTTCGCGGTGGACGGCGACGACGCTATCGAACTCCTGATCGATGGTAACTGGGTTGCGGGATGGTATAACGGGCACGGCCGATGCAATTGCCAATCCTATGATGGGAGCGTGTATTTGACCGCCGGCGAACATACCCTGGAATTCCGCCACCAGGAATACACCGGTGGGGATAGCTACCATCTTTATTGGAATAATCCTGTCGCGGCGTCAACCATGACCGATTACCAGGTTCGGGTTGAGGTCTGTAACGATTCTTTCCCGGAGACCAATTGCAAGCAGTATCCCAGCGGTTATTACAAACCGGCCGGTTTGTTGCAGGAATATGGTGAAGATGACACGATGATGTTCGGGCTGTTGACCGGTTCCTATGCAAAGAACACCTCCGGCGGCGTTCTGCGTAAGAAAGTCGGCAGTTTTTCGGACGAGGTGAATGCCGACACGGGACAGTTTACCGCTGTGAACGGTATCGTCAAAACCATCGACCGTCTGAAAGTTGTCGGATTTGGCGGATCTTATACCCACCAAAGCAATTGTGGCTGGATAACCACCCGTCCCATAAACGAAGGTGAGTGCCGGATGTGGGGCAATCCCGTCGCCGAGATGATGTATGAGGGGATGCGGTATTTCTCCGGCCAAGGCAGCCCTACCTCTGATTTCCAGATATCTTCCAGCAGCAACGATGATGCTACTCTTGGATTGCCTTTGGCGAGTTGGGATGATCCCTATGCAACAGGCAACAACGAATATTGCGCCAAACCATTTCAGTTGGTGATCAGTGATATCAATCCATCCTTCGATACCGATCAATTGCCTGGCTCATATTTCGGCAGTTTTTCAGGCGATATCAATGGCCTCAATGTAGCGAACCTGGGGCAGACGATCTGGGATAACGAGCAGGGCTCCGTTCTGAACTACTTCATCGGCCAATCCGGCTCCAACTACGATGGCAGTCCCTCGCCTAAAAGTGTGGACAGTTTTGGAAACATCCGTGGCCTGGCACCGGAGGAACCCACCAAGCGCGGGGGCTACTACAGCGCCGCCTTGAGCCTGTTCGGTCATCAAAATGACCTGAATCCCGTCTCCGACGAACAGACCATGACCACCTTTGCCGTTGCACTGGCCTCGCCGCTGCCGGAAATCAGGATACCCGTCGGCAATCATGTCGTCACTCTGGTCCCTTTTGCGAAGTCAGTCGGCGGATACTCCATCAACCCTGCCCAGGGGTCATTTCAACCGACCAACAGTATCGTCGATTACTATGTTGATCAGTTGAGTGAAAATTACGGGAAGTTCAGAATTAATTTCGAGGATGTCGAACAGGGCGCGGACCATGACATGGACGCCATTGTTGAGTATATCTATGAAGTACGGGAGGACGGTACTTTAAGTGTTACCCTGAATTCAATCTACGCTGCAGGTAGTATTATTCAGCATATCGGCTATGTGATTTCGGGCACTTCCGCGGACGGGACCTACCTGGAAGTCCGCGATAGTGATACTGCTGAAAGCAGTGATCCCGATTATTTTCTGGATACCCCTTATGCTGCTTTGCCCGGGGTGGGATGGGATGACAACAGAGCCCTGCCATTGTCCAATACGCGGGTGTTCACGCCTACAGGCAGTGCGAACGCCGGTTTTTTACGGAATCCCCTCTGGTATGCAGCCAAATATGGAAAATTCAAGGATATCAACAAAAATGGTTTGCCCGATGCCGACGAATGGGATACCGATAAGGACGGCAAACCGGATAATTATTTCCTGGTGACCAATGCCTTGACGCTCAAGGATCAGCTGTCTGATGCTTTCTCCCAGATTCTCGGTCTCAGCTCTTCCGCCGCAGCGACATCAACCAACTCGGTACAGTTGAATACCGATACACTCATTTACCAGGCCCGTTTCAACAGTGAAGACTGGACCGGCGAGTTGCTGGCTTATCCCATCGATTTGAATGGCAATATCGGGAACAGCATCTGGGATGCCGGCCTTTCGATTCCCAACTGGACAGAGCGCAAACTGTTTACTTACTCGGGTTCGGCCGGCATGATATTCAACTGGACCAATCTGACCGCCGTCTGGGGAGCCTCGCCATTTGGATTGAACGAAGATCAGGTGAATTACCTGCGCGGGGACAGCAGTAACGAGCAGGCAAATGGAGGGGCATATCGGAACCGCAAGAGGCTTCTGGGAGATATCGTACACTCCGATCCACAATTCGTTTACGATCAGGACGATGGGTACGAAGTTTTGGCAGGGACGGAAGGTTCGGACTACAAGGCTTATCGCGCTTCCGACCCGTATAAGAACCGCTCAGCAATGTTGTATGTCGGAGCCAACGATGGCATGCTGCATGCTCTCGATGCCAAAACAGGGGTAGAAAAATTCGCTTACGTCCCTCTTGGCGTTTCCACAAACCTTACTTTATTGACTCAGCCGACCTACGGGCATAACTATTACGTGAACGGGCCTTCCCATGCGTACGATGCCTACCTTGAGGTTGGTGGATTCAAGCAGTGGCGTACTGTGTTGCTGGGCTCTCTGGGAGCCGGGGGCCGCACGGTATTCGCGCTCGATGTGACAGCTCCGGATAGTTTCAACGCTTCTGACGTACTCTGGGAGTTTCCCGCTTCCGATCCTGGCATTTCTGCAGCCGAGCTTGATCTGCTGGGAGAAGGGATCGATGATGCCTGGTGTGTGCGCCTCGCCAATGGTGAATGGGGAGCTATTTTCGCCAACGGTTACAACAGCACAAGCAACCAGGCCGCATTGTTCATCGTGAACATGCAGGACGGCACCGTGATGAGAACGATCAATACCGGTGTCGGTTCCGAGGCCGAACCCAACGGTTTATCAGCACCGACCCCGGTTGATTACAATGGCGATGGCATTGTCGATGCCGTTTACGCCGGGGATCTGCGCGGCAACCTGTGGAAATTCGATCTCAGCGATTCCCTGGAAAGCAAATGGGATATCGCATTCAGCAAGAAAGTCAGCGGCCAGACAACATATTTGCCGCTGTTTACCGCCCGAGGGCCATCCGGTGAAGTTCAGCCGATCACCTCGGCACCTGAGGTTTCGACGGGGCCGGATGGAACGACCGATCAGGTCATGGTCTTTTTCGGTACCGGACGGTTTTTTGCTGTAGGGGATAATCTGGTGAACGCAAACCCTGACGTGCAGACCATGTATGGAATACTCGATACTCGGGAAAGCGCCACCGGCGAGATCGACCGCAGTTCGCTGGTCGCTCAAGCCATCATCCTGGAAAATAACGAGCATGGGGAACATAATCGGGTCTTGTCCAACAACACCTTTTCCTATGCGAGTGGTCAAATGGGATGGTATCTGGATTTGATTTCCCCGGTGAATGGTGCTGAAGGCGAGCGTGTCGTGGAAGCACCCGTGTTGAGTAATGGGGTCCTGTTTTACGTGACCATGATTCCATCCGGAAGCCCCTGTAAAGCGGGAGGCGATAGCTGGTTGATGATTACCGATCCTCTCACCGGTGGGCGTTTGTCCTATTCGGTATTTGATCTGAACGGGGATGGACTGTTCGATGAAGGAGATTACGTGACGGTGATAATTGACGGGAAAGAGACGAAAGTAGCCTCAAGTGGTCTCGACCTTGGCATCGGCATTCTCACATCACCTAATATACTTGGAGCCGGGACGAAAAACTATGTGATTTCCAGCGGGTCTTCAGGCGATTTGGGGATCATCGGCACCGGGACCGGATCCAATAGTGGTGCCGGCCGCTCATCCTGGCGCCAGATAAGATAA
- a CDS encoding type IV pilin protein → MQCFDKKGFSLIELLVALAIMGILTAIAVPIYRQHILRSNRANAKAVLMEMAQRMERHYTRNNTYVGIDVEDLATGLDPVAPPDVMESHGYQFSFTAAGVTATTFQLQAVPQAGQNDDPCGTLTVNATGARGANQAECW, encoded by the coding sequence ATGCAGTGTTTTGATAAAAAAGGATTTTCTCTGATCGAACTGCTGGTAGCCCTGGCGATTATGGGCATCCTGACGGCGATTGCCGTGCCTATTTACCGCCAACACATTCTGCGTTCCAACCGCGCCAATGCCAAAGCTGTACTGATGGAAATGGCCCAGCGCATGGAGCGGCATTACACAAGGAATAACACTTATGTGGGAATCGATGTGGAGGATCTTGCAACGGGACTCGATCCTGTCGCGCCCCCCGATGTTATGGAATCCCATGGATATCAGTTCAGTTTTACTGCGGCGGGGGTAACTGCAACGACTTTTCAGCTGCAGGCGGTACCTCAGGCGGGCCAGAACGATGATCCATGTGGCACTCTTACCGTCAATGCAACCGGCGCTCGGGGAGCAAATCAGGCAGAGTGTTGGTAA
- a CDS encoding DUF1015 domain-containing protein: protein MAKIAPFRAVRYNIEKIQDPASAMAPPYDVISPELQDDLYRRSPVNVVRLILGKIEETDDETDNRYTRAAADFSEWQEQQILVRDETPSIYLYDEEYAAEGIGTVVRKGFLALTRLEDFASGVVKPHEKTLSGPKADRLNLTKACGANFSPIFGLYADPCCVLEALTRGIRSNRPDLEVKDDDGVVHRLWQVTDPAIIDKAKELLDNKPLFIADGHHRYETALNYRDFMREKVGKYTGKELFNYVLMYFANMEDQGMQIFPTHRLIHGLTEFGLKPFLSALGEFFQVEASDINPEDPVSRAEVRTILQKKGNRNSTLALYAGGKSIYYLTLRDKKTMDRFFDEKASKALRSLDVSVLHRLILEHLLGITADAQERQTNLKYVKNFDEPFLAVANNQAQLAFLMNATRMSEVRDVANAGEKMPQKSTYFYPKLLTGLVFNKIVEGGNVEEAG from the coding sequence ATGGCAAAGATCGCGCCGTTCAGAGCCGTTCGCTATAATATTGAAAAAATACAGGATCCCGCAAGTGCGATGGCTCCTCCGTATGATGTCATCTCTCCGGAACTGCAGGACGACCTTTACCGGCGTAGCCCTGTCAATGTGGTGCGGTTGATTCTCGGTAAAATCGAGGAAACCGATGACGAAACAGATAACCGCTACACTCGAGCGGCTGCGGATTTCAGCGAGTGGCAGGAACAGCAGATTCTGGTGCGTGATGAAACCCCTTCCATTTACCTTTACGATGAGGAATATGCGGCCGAGGGTATCGGAACAGTGGTGCGCAAGGGTTTCCTTGCTCTGACCCGTCTCGAGGATTTTGCCTCCGGGGTGGTCAAACCCCATGAAAAAACCCTTTCCGGACCGAAGGCCGACCGGTTGAATCTTACCAAAGCCTGTGGTGCCAATTTCAGCCCGATCTTCGGACTTTATGCCGATCCCTGCTGCGTATTGGAAGCCTTGACCCGCGGTATTCGTTCCAATCGACCTGACCTTGAAGTGAAGGATGACGACGGGGTGGTACACCGGCTCTGGCAGGTGACCGATCCGGCTATCATCGACAAGGCGAAGGAACTGCTGGACAACAAGCCGCTGTTCATTGCCGACGGTCATCATCGTTACGAGACGGCGTTGAACTACCGGGACTTCATGCGTGAGAAGGTCGGGAAATATACCGGCAAGGAACTGTTCAACTATGTCCTGATGTATTTTGCCAATATGGAAGATCAGGGGATGCAGATCTTCCCGACACATCGCCTGATCCACGGACTGACGGAATTTGGTCTGAAACCGTTTTTGTCTGCCTTGGGCGAGTTTTTCCAGGTCGAAGCCAGTGACATCAACCCGGAGGACCCGGTTTCCCGGGCCGAGGTGCGAACGATCCTGCAGAAAAAGGGGAACAGAAACTCGACTCTGGCTCTTTATGCGGGAGGTAAGTCGATCTATTACCTTACCCTTAGGGATAAAAAAACAATGGATCGCTTCTTTGATGAAAAAGCCTCCAAAGCTTTGCGGAGCCTCGACGTTTCCGTACTGCACCGGCTGATCCTCGAACACCTGCTCGGCATAACGGCCGACGCTCAGGAGCGGCAGACCAATCTAAAATATGTGAAGAATTTCGACGAGCCTTTCCTGGCGGTCGCCAACAACCAGGCACAGCTGGCTTTCCTGATGAATGCCACCCGGATGAGCGAGGTTCGCGATGTCGCCAACGCCGGTGAAAAAATGCCGCAAAAATCCACTTATTTCTATCCGAAATTGCTGACGGGGCTGGTGTTCAATAAAATAGTGGAAGGGGGAAATGTGGAAGAGGCGGGCTGA